A single region of the Alphaproteobacteria bacterium genome encodes:
- a CDS encoding 5-carboxymethyl-2-hydroxymuconate Delta-isomerase, with product MPHLILEFSDNVIEQDRFSDLFQKCHQTLAKKLPTNLMSCKSRAIPLEHFYLGDGTESLAFVHGTLKIMPGRTEEVLNQTAEALMSLFKAHFKETAKTLDLQFSLEIVNLSPTYVKD from the coding sequence ATGCCTCATCTCATCCTAGAGTTCAGCGATAATGTGATAGAACAAGATCGCTTTTCAGATTTGTTTCAAAAATGTCATCAAACATTGGCTAAAAAACTACCGACCAATCTCATGAGCTGCAAAAGCAGAGCGATTCCTCTTGAACATTTTTATCTAGGTGATGGTACAGAGAGCCTTGCCTTTGTTCATGGAACATTGAAAATCATGCCTGGTAGAACAGAAGAGGTTCTGAATCAAACCGCAGAAGCTCTCATGTCTCTTTTCAAAGCTCATTTTAAAGAAACAGCCAAGACCCTTGATCTGCAGTTCAGCCTTGAAATTGTGAACCTCAGCCCTACTTACGTGAAGGACTAA
- the typA gene encoding translational GTPase TypA, with translation MENIRNIAIIAHVDHGKTTLIDSILKQSGTFLEHQKIEECVMDSNDLERERGITILAKPTSIAWKDHKINIIDTPGHADFGGEVERVLNMTDGVILLVDSAEGPLPQTKFVLGKALKQGLRPIVIINKIDRGDARPDEVLDEVFDLFVSLDASNEQLDFPILYASGRSGWCVTHLDEPRENLHPLLNLVLSHVPCPKVDDEKPFSMLSTLLSSDPYLGRTLTGKVYSGKAKVNTTVKAMSLNGEIVETARLTKLFGFKGTERVPISEAVAGDIICVAGLQKTSVADTICDTVVTEAIPTTPIDPPTMSITITVNDSPFAGREGTKVTSNLIRTRLQAEAETNVAIKVNESENKDSFEVSGRGELQLGVLIENMRREGFEMSVSRPRVVMMRDENNQLIEPVEEVVIDVDEEFSGTVIDKMNRRKSDLREMKTSAGGKTRLIFDAPSRGLIGYQGEFLTDTKGTGVLNRIFNKYVSYKGDIPGRRNGVLISNDTGQAVAYAIFNLQDRGIMFVDPQDNVYLGMIIGEHNRENDLDVNILKGKKLTNMRASGSDEHVLLVPPRRLTLEEMFSYINDDELVEVTPKTLRLRKRYLDPNERKRMDRSAKD, from the coding sequence ATGGAAAATATTAGAAATATCGCCATTATCGCCCACGTGGATCATGGCAAAACAACATTAATTGATTCGATTTTAAAACAGAGCGGTACCTTTTTAGAACATCAAAAAATTGAAGAATGCGTGATGGACAGCAACGATCTTGAACGTGAGCGCGGCATTACCATTTTAGCAAAACCAACATCAATTGCTTGGAAAGATCATAAGATTAACATCATCGATACACCAGGCCACGCGGACTTTGGTGGCGAAGTTGAGCGCGTTTTGAACATGACCGATGGTGTGATTCTGCTTGTTGACTCTGCAGAAGGCCCTCTTCCGCAAACAAAATTCGTTCTCGGAAAAGCACTCAAACAAGGCCTTCGCCCCATTGTGATCATCAACAAAATTGACCGTGGTGATGCAAGACCTGACGAAGTGCTGGATGAAGTCTTTGATCTTTTTGTGAGCTTAGATGCATCGAACGAACAGCTTGACTTCCCAATTCTTTATGCTTCAGGTCGTAGCGGCTGGTGTGTGACTCACTTAGATGAGCCACGCGAAAATTTACATCCTTTGCTTAATCTTGTTTTATCACACGTTCCCTGCCCTAAAGTGGATGATGAAAAACCATTCTCAATGTTGTCAACTCTTCTCAGCTCTGATCCATATTTGGGCAGAACGCTAACCGGTAAAGTCTATAGCGGAAAAGCAAAAGTAAATACAACTGTAAAAGCCATGAGCCTCAATGGTGAAATAGTTGAAACAGCTCGCCTTACAAAACTCTTCGGCTTTAAAGGAACAGAACGCGTTCCAATTTCAGAAGCTGTTGCTGGTGATATTATCTGCGTTGCTGGTCTTCAAAAAACATCTGTGGCCGATACAATTTGCGACACAGTTGTAACAGAAGCAATTCCAACCACACCAATCGATCCGCCAACAATGTCGATCACCATTACCGTGAATGACTCACCTTTTGCAGGACGTGAAGGAACAAAAGTCACCTCGAATCTTATCCGTACAAGACTGCAAGCAGAAGCTGAAACAAACGTTGCGATTAAAGTGAATGAGTCTGAAAACAAAGATTCTTTTGAAGTCAGCGGCAGGGGCGAATTACAACTTGGCGTTCTCATTGAAAACATGCGCCGTGAAGGCTTTGAGATGTCTGTCTCTCGCCCTCGTGTTGTCATGATGCGTGATGAAAACAACCAGCTCATTGAGCCTGTTGAAGAAGTGGTCATCGATGTGGATGAAGAATTCTCAGGCACAGTGATCGACAAAATGAATCGTCGTAAATCTGATCTCAGAGAAATGAAAACATCAGCTGGTGGTAAAACACGTTTGATCTTTGATGCACCTTCTCGTGGATTGATTGGTTACCAAGGCGAATTCCTCACAGATACAAAGGGAACTGGTGTTCTCAACCGTATCTTCAACAAATACGTTTCTTATAAAGGCGATATTCCAGGCCGTCGCAACGGTGTTCTGATCTCAAATGATACAGGACAAGCAGTTGCTTACGCGATCTTCAACTTACAAGATCGCGGCATTATGTTCGTTGATCCGCAAGATAATGTCTACTTAGGCATGATCATCGGTGAACACAACCGTGAAAATGACCTTGACGTCAATATCCTCAAAGGAAAAAAACTCACCAATATGCGTGCATCTGGCTCTGATGAACATGTTTTACTGGTGCCGCCAAGAAGATTGACATTAGAAGAGATGTTCTCTTACATTAATGATGATGAGCTTGTTGAAGTCACACCAAAAACACTTCGTTTGCGCAAGAGATACCTTGATCCAAACGAAAGAAAAAGAATGGACCGCTCTGCAAAGGATTAA